The DNA region CACCGACCCCGAGTTCCACCCCGCGGACGGCCCACTCGACGGCGTCGATCCCGGTACCCCGGCGTCCACCGTGGGTGGTGACCTCCCAACCGGACGCCGTGGGTGCGGAATCCGCCGGGACGGTGCGGGCATCGACCGACAGCACGATGCACTGCGAGCCGAATTGGCGGGACAGTTCGGCCAGCAGTTCCGGGCGGGCGATGGCGGCGGTGTTGACCGAGACCTTGTCCGCCCCGGCGCGTAGCAGCACGTCGACGTCGGCAACGGTGCGCACGCCGCCGCCGACGGTCAGCGGGATGAACACCTGTTCCGCGGTGCGCTCGACGACCTCGAGCATGGTTGCCCGGCCCGACGAGGATGCGGTGACATCGAGGAAGGTCAGTTCATCGGCGCCTTCGGCGTCGTAGGCCGCCGCCAACTCGACCGGGTCGCCGGCGTCGCGCAGATTGGCGAAGTTGACGCCCTTGACGACCCGGCCGCCGTCGACGTCGAGACAGGGAATGACCCGTACGGCCACGTCATTGCGCTTATGCATCGGTCCCAGCTTCGCCTCTCCTGCGTCGAGACTCGCTGAACCGCTGTGCTCATGCATCGGTCCCGGCTTCGCCTCTCCTGCGTCGAGCCTCGCTGAACCGCTGTGTCGATCCATCTCAGTAGTCTCCCGGTGGGCCGGCTTGTTCGAGGATGTCGAGGATCTGCGCGTGCACCCCGGGCGCGGCGG from Mycolicibacter sp. MU0083 includes:
- the hisF gene encoding imidazole glycerol phosphate synthase subunit HisF, producing the protein MHKRNDVAVRVIPCLDVDGGRVVKGVNFANLRDAGDPVELAAAYDAEGADELTFLDVTASSSGRATMLEVVERTAEQVFIPLTVGGGVRTVADVDVLLRAGADKVSVNTAAIARPELLAELSRQFGSQCIVLSVDARTVPADSAPTASGWEVTTHGGRRGTGIDAVEWAVRGVELGVGEILLNSMDADGTKAGFDLAMLRAVRAAVNVPVIASGGAGAVEHFAPAVAAGADAVLAASVFHFGELTIGQVKAAMAAEGIVVR